In Rhizobium jaguaris, a single window of DNA contains:
- the galE gene encoding UDP-glucose 4-epimerase GalE, translated as MSQRKVLVAGGAGYIGSHTAKLLHSNDIEPIVFDNLVTGHRSSVRWGPFVHGDILDTSALTRTLMQYKPDAVVHFAASAYVGESVEDPAKYYRNNVIGTLSLLDACRHAEIDKIIFSSSCATYGTPQFLPITETTAQQPINPYGRTKLIAEQVLRDYATAYDLKYVALRYFNACGADPDGELGEWHEPETHLIPRALLAASGAISHLGVFGDDYDTEDGTCVRDYIHVTDLARAHVLALEHLVNGGRNFAVNLGTGHGLSISEILTAIARVTGREVPVEMHPRRAGDPPALYADSTFARETLGFSPEYSDIDTIIRTAAPFFGLGSRA; from the coding sequence ATGTCGCAACGAAAAGTTCTGGTAGCCGGTGGCGCCGGATATATCGGCAGCCACACGGCAAAGCTCCTTCACTCAAACGATATTGAGCCGATTGTCTTTGACAATCTGGTCACGGGACATCGCTCTTCAGTGCGCTGGGGACCATTCGTGCACGGCGACATCCTTGACACAAGCGCCTTGACACGGACCCTCATGCAATACAAGCCGGATGCGGTCGTGCATTTTGCTGCATCGGCCTATGTCGGAGAATCCGTCGAGGACCCCGCGAAATATTACCGGAACAATGTCATCGGCACGCTGTCCCTGTTGGACGCCTGCCGTCATGCCGAAATCGACAAGATCATATTCTCGTCAAGCTGCGCGACCTATGGCACGCCGCAGTTTCTCCCGATAACGGAGACAACGGCGCAGCAGCCGATCAATCCCTACGGCAGGACGAAGCTCATTGCCGAGCAGGTCCTGCGGGATTATGCGACAGCCTATGATCTGAAATATGTTGCGCTGCGGTATTTCAATGCATGCGGGGCCGATCCTGATGGCGAGCTCGGCGAATGGCATGAGCCGGAGACGCATCTCATTCCAAGAGCGTTGCTCGCGGCCAGCGGGGCGATCTCGCATCTCGGCGTTTTCGGCGACGACTACGACACGGAAGATGGAACCTGCGTCCGCGACTACATCCACGTGACGGATCTGGCACGCGCCCATGTTCTGGCGCTTGAACACCTCGTCAACGGTGGCCGGAACTTCGCAGTCAATCTCGGAACCGGTCATGGCTTGTCGATAAGCGAAATCCTGACGGCCATCGCTCGCGTGACCGGTCGCGAAGTACCGGTTGAAATGCATCCAAGACGGGCCGGCGACCCGCCGGCTCTATATGCTGATTCGACCTTTGCGCGTGAGACGCTGGGCTTCTCGCCGGAATATTCCGACATCGACACCATCATCCGCACAGCGGCTCCCTTTTTTGGCTTGGGGTCACGGGCATGA
- a CDS encoding glycosyltransferase family 2 protein — translation MTDVADKITLDAAEPAQVPVLEGRYRKEYLVGAAIWLAMLVYFWAWWLKPEHYIGFWRFALVTAILAWVTLLPAYFIAIFHRARKPSGPLQLPAGSRVAMVVTKAPSEPFSVVATTLQAMLDQAFPHDTWLADEDPSPETLNWCQQRGVFVSTRKNRPDYHRTTWPRRTRCKEGNLAFFYDHYGYDRYDFVAQLDADHVPEPGYLVEMLRPFGDPAVGYVSAPSICDRNASESWSARGRLYAEASMHGSLQAGYNYGLAPLCIGSHYAVRTAALKEIGGLGPELAEDHSTTLIMNAHGWRGVHALDAIAHGDGPRTFADLVTQEFQWSRSLVMLLLRYSPIYLSRLPLRLKCQFVFAQLWYPLFALFMTLMFVMPILALACHQNFAAVGYPEFLAHFAPLSVTLTVLAYRWRASGSFRPFDAKILSWEAVFFLFARWPWAVAGTIAAVRDWMTDSYVDFRITPKGASEVDPLPWRVLMPYAVLSLASVAPVLLVNNAGETRGFYIFGIINSVLYTLLLLTIVIQHARENVVRIRANTYRPVMAASLLCLIAAPGFATVERGTEGLASLTWGAGQLRLYETTYAVAGAGFGRQELQRFTFKPHWLPATSNTGLLQDEPSDPI, via the coding sequence ATGACGGATGTCGCTGACAAAATCACTCTGGATGCGGCTGAACCGGCACAGGTCCCGGTTCTCGAAGGCCGGTACCGCAAGGAATATCTTGTCGGTGCTGCAATCTGGCTGGCAATGCTTGTTTATTTCTGGGCCTGGTGGCTGAAGCCAGAGCATTATATCGGCTTTTGGCGCTTCGCTCTGGTCACGGCCATATTGGCTTGGGTCACACTTCTGCCGGCCTACTTCATTGCAATATTCCATCGCGCGCGCAAACCCAGCGGACCGCTGCAGCTGCCCGCCGGCAGCCGCGTCGCCATGGTCGTAACGAAAGCCCCGTCCGAGCCTTTTTCCGTCGTGGCAACGACCTTGCAAGCCATGCTCGATCAAGCATTTCCGCACGACACGTGGCTTGCCGACGAAGATCCGAGCCCGGAGACGTTGAACTGGTGCCAACAGCGCGGCGTCTTCGTTTCAACGCGCAAGAACAGGCCGGATTATCACCGTACGACCTGGCCGCGCCGCACGCGCTGCAAGGAGGGCAATCTCGCCTTTTTCTACGATCACTACGGCTATGACCGCTACGATTTCGTCGCGCAGCTCGATGCGGACCATGTTCCGGAGCCGGGTTATCTCGTCGAAATGCTGCGCCCCTTTGGCGACCCGGCTGTCGGCTATGTCTCCGCGCCGAGCATCTGCGATCGCAATGCATCGGAAAGCTGGTCTGCACGTGGGCGGCTTTATGCGGAGGCGAGCATGCATGGCTCGCTCCAGGCTGGCTATAACTACGGGCTCGCTCCTCTTTGCATCGGATCGCACTATGCGGTGCGCACCGCCGCCCTCAAGGAAATTGGGGGGCTGGGACCGGAGCTTGCGGAAGACCATTCGACGACGTTGATCATGAATGCACATGGCTGGCGTGGTGTGCATGCGCTTGATGCTATCGCGCATGGCGACGGCCCCCGCACGTTTGCGGATCTCGTCACTCAGGAATTTCAGTGGTCACGCAGCCTTGTCATGCTGCTGCTGCGATATTCGCCGATTTACCTTTCGCGCTTGCCCCTGAGACTGAAGTGCCAGTTTGTGTTCGCTCAGTTGTGGTATCCGCTTTTTGCGCTGTTCATGACCCTGATGTTCGTCATGCCAATTCTGGCACTTGCCTGCCATCAGAACTTTGCTGCCGTGGGCTATCCCGAATTTCTCGCGCATTTTGCGCCGCTCTCTGTCACGCTGACGGTTCTGGCTTATCGTTGGCGGGCCAGCGGTTCATTCCGGCCGTTCGATGCCAAGATTTTGAGCTGGGAGGCCGTGTTTTTCCTCTTTGCACGCTGGCCATGGGCGGTGGCTGGAACGATCGCTGCCGTCCGGGACTGGATGACCGACTCCTATGTCGACTTTCGCATCACGCCCAAAGGCGCGTCTGAAGTGGATCCGCTGCCGTGGCGAGTCTTGATGCCTTACGCTGTCCTGTCACTCGCTTCGGTGGCACCGGTTCTGCTTGTGAACAACGCTGGTGAAACGCGAGGTTTCTATATCTTCGGAATTATCAATTCCGTGCTCTACACCCTTCTGCTGCTGACGATCGTCATCCAGCACGCCCGAGAAAATGTCGTGAGGATTCGAGCAAACACGTATCGGCCGGTTATGGCCGCGAGCCTCCTCTGCCTCATCGCCGCGCCGGGGTTCGCCACCGTCGAACGCGGAACGGAAGGATTGGCGTCTCTGACGTGGGGTGCCGGGCAATTGAGGCTTTATGAAACCACCTACGCAGTGGCTGGCGCAGGCTTTGGAAGGCAAGAGCTCCAAAGGTTCACGTTCAAGCCACATTGGTTGCCCGCCACGTCGAACACTGGGCTTTTGCAAGACGAGCCATCGGATCCGATCTGA
- a CDS encoding glycoside hydrolase family 26 protein — MSNKKTKAVTVALFVTLATTGTILAASIPRGIPAGAAVQNDQITDKRPKIGPDSVTFGAYDPHGDFTNDPNSKIEHIFLPWEDVDLSTLTLADEYAQKRGRKLLITVEPWSWSTDWRSTPEKLLEGILAGRYDSNMAAVCSTAATLKSDVTIRWAQEMDETENRFTWSHWQPSSYVAAYRRMVDVCRKHDKSAKYMWSPKGEPGLAAFYPGNDVVDVIGLSVFGLQQFDKDHFGTDRTFAQLLAPKYRLVQGFAKPVMVAELGYEGDSTYVGNWAANAAKRYAEFPNLTAIVYFNDKELYPWPKPYGLPNWRVVREATN; from the coding sequence ATGAGCAACAAGAAAACCAAGGCAGTAACAGTCGCCTTATTTGTAACTTTGGCGACGACGGGAACAATCTTGGCGGCAAGTATACCCCGCGGAATCCCGGCTGGCGCGGCGGTTCAGAACGACCAGATAACTGACAAACGTCCGAAAATCGGTCCGGACTCCGTTACCTTCGGCGCATATGATCCTCACGGTGATTTCACCAACGACCCGAACTCAAAGATCGAGCATATTTTCCTTCCTTGGGAAGATGTCGATCTTTCAACGCTGACGCTCGCCGATGAGTACGCGCAGAAGCGGGGACGGAAGCTTCTGATTACGGTGGAGCCGTGGTCCTGGTCGACAGATTGGCGTTCGACACCCGAGAAACTGCTCGAAGGCATTCTGGCTGGCAGGTATGACAGCAACATGGCTGCCGTCTGCTCGACTGCAGCCACGCTGAAGAGTGATGTCACCATCCGTTGGGCGCAGGAGATGGACGAAACCGAAAACCGGTTCACTTGGTCGCACTGGCAACCCAGCAGTTACGTCGCTGCCTATCGGCGAATGGTAGACGTTTGCCGCAAGCATGACAAATCGGCGAAATATATGTGGTCGCCCAAGGGGGAGCCCGGCCTTGCCGCATTCTATCCCGGGAATGACGTCGTCGACGTCATCGGCCTGTCAGTCTTCGGCCTGCAACAGTTCGACAAGGATCATTTCGGTACAGATCGGACGTTTGCTCAGTTGCTGGCACCCAAATATCGGCTGGTCCAGGGCTTTGCCAAGCCCGTCATGGTGGCCGAGCTGGGCTATGAAGGGGACTCCACATATGTTGGCAACTGGGCTGCGAACGCTGCCAAGCGATATGCCGAATTTCCGAATCTGACGGCCATTGTCTACTTCAATGACAAGGAGCTCTATCCTTGGCCCAAGCCCTATGGTCTCCCCAACTGGCGCGTTGTCAGGGAGGCCACAAATTAA
- a CDS encoding zinc-dependent alcohol dehydrogenase family protein produces the protein MHAISLTGPSLDHLARVEVPDPLPPGHGQILVRMRAASLNFIDLAVVFGQYPGINYPLIPVADGAGEVISIGDGVTGLAVGDRVAVHPKAIWFAGRGTMEKAATTRGVSLPGSLIEIATVDAASAVKLADHLSYEAAATLPIAATTAWNALVCADVGPGSTIVLLGTGGVSVFALQLAKARGARVIVTSSSDVKLALARELGADETINYSTSPDWDAEVLRLTNGLGADLVLDTVGSATFGRSIAATRYGGVIFTIGFITGTSLQLDLMPVIVKALRIQGNNTGSVEDFGNAMRAIHAARIEPVLANIFGLGDIAETYRAQSSGPIGKVAIRLNW, from the coding sequence ATGCACGCGATTTCACTAACCGGACCTTCCCTGGATCATCTCGCGAGAGTTGAGGTCCCCGACCCCCTGCCTCCCGGTCACGGGCAAATCCTTGTGCGCATGCGGGCCGCAAGTCTCAACTTCATCGATTTGGCGGTTGTCTTTGGACAATATCCCGGCATCAACTATCCGCTCATTCCCGTTGCCGACGGTGCCGGCGAAGTGATTTCCATCGGGGACGGCGTTACCGGCCTCGCGGTTGGAGACCGGGTCGCCGTGCATCCAAAGGCGATATGGTTTGCAGGACGCGGCACGATGGAAAAAGCCGCTACGACCCGCGGCGTTTCGTTGCCAGGTTCTCTGATCGAAATAGCAACCGTCGATGCAGCCTCTGCCGTCAAGCTTGCCGACCATCTCTCCTACGAAGCGGCCGCGACACTGCCGATTGCCGCGACAACGGCCTGGAACGCGCTTGTTTGCGCCGACGTCGGTCCCGGCTCGACGATCGTATTGCTGGGAACGGGTGGCGTTTCCGTTTTCGCTCTGCAACTCGCCAAGGCACGCGGCGCCCGCGTGATCGTTACCTCCTCATCCGACGTCAAACTTGCTTTGGCGCGAGAGCTTGGGGCAGACGAAACGATCAATTACAGCACATCACCGGACTGGGATGCCGAGGTCCTACGTCTGACGAATGGCCTTGGCGCCGACCTGGTGCTCGATACAGTCGGATCGGCTACATTTGGCCGATCAATTGCCGCCACTCGCTATGGCGGCGTCATCTTCACGATTGGCTTCATCACCGGCACGAGTTTGCAACTCGATCTGATGCCCGTCATCGTCAAAGCCTTGCGAATACAAGGTAACAACACCGGATCGGTCGAAGATTTCGGCAACGCGATGCGGGCAATCCATGCGGCGCGGATCGAGCCGGTGCTCGCAAACATATTCGGCCTCGGCGATATCGCCGAGACCTATCGCGCCCAATCCAGCGGTCCCATCGGCAAAGTCGCCATCCGGCTCAACTGGTAG
- a CDS encoding LysR family transcriptional regulator, with the protein MAFIAVAEEGSFSAACHRVNRDATVVSRRIQNLEQSLGVRLLERSTRKVVVTEAGEAYLQRIRPLLRELLAAGQETERFSDGEPQGRLRLALPGSFGRMWLMPLLVEFLDTHPGVTLDVAFSNRFVDLIGEGFDLAIRLGVLPDSRLVSRKLAERKRMIVASPDYLRRHAPPTTPQDLARHDCLIFSGKANPYLWEFMMPGAGQLSVPIAGPFISDDAEALVLAAIAGHGLLYATDWLVGRELADGRLVRVLGDYPVPDEGGVYVVHPSKQHVPNKTRAFADWIIEQFSRGLPWSER; encoded by the coding sequence ATGGCCTTTATCGCCGTTGCCGAGGAGGGATCCTTCAGTGCGGCCTGCCATCGCGTGAACCGCGATGCGACCGTTGTTTCGCGACGCATCCAGAACCTGGAGCAGAGTCTCGGGGTTCGGCTTCTGGAGCGTTCCACGCGCAAGGTTGTCGTTACGGAAGCTGGAGAAGCCTATCTTCAGCGAATTCGTCCTCTGCTGCGGGAGCTGTTGGCGGCGGGCCAGGAAACCGAGCGCTTCTCGGATGGAGAGCCGCAAGGACGGCTGCGTCTTGCCCTGCCGGGAAGCTTCGGGCGCATGTGGCTGATGCCGCTGCTTGTCGAGTTTCTCGATACTCATCCGGGAGTGACGCTCGACGTCGCCTTTTCAAACCGTTTCGTCGACCTGATCGGAGAAGGTTTCGATCTGGCGATACGGCTCGGCGTCCTGCCGGATTCGCGACTGGTGAGCCGTAAGCTGGCGGAGAGAAAGCGCATGATCGTCGCATCCCCCGATTATCTTCGGCGACATGCCCCGCCGACGACACCGCAAGATCTCGCCAGACATGATTGCCTGATTTTCTCCGGGAAGGCGAACCCTTACCTTTGGGAGTTCATGATGCCAGGGGCGGGGCAGCTTTCGGTGCCGATAGCCGGTCCGTTCATCTCGGACGATGCGGAAGCACTGGTCCTTGCGGCAATTGCTGGGCACGGATTGCTCTACGCAACCGATTGGCTTGTTGGCCGCGAACTCGCCGACGGACGCCTCGTTCGCGTCCTTGGCGACTATCCGGTTCCGGACGAAGGCGGCGTCTACGTCGTGCATCCGTCCAAGCAGCACGTTCCCAACAAGACACGCGCCTTTGCCGATTGGATTATCGAACAATTCTCGCGCGGTTTGCCCTGGTCAGAGCGTTAA
- a CDS encoding ArsR/SmtB family transcription factor: MIEPASITNVMRALADPTRRAVYERIASSDEITVVELTRGSGVTQGAISQHLKSLKQAGLVAERPEGRNVYYRAEPEGLTPLVDWMSHYGVFWRERFTNLRTLLKEIDP; encoded by the coding sequence ATGATCGAACCAGCCTCCATTACCAATGTCATGCGTGCACTTGCCGATCCGACGCGGCGAGCGGTCTACGAACGGATCGCAAGTTCGGATGAAATAACCGTGGTCGAACTGACCCGGGGGAGCGGCGTGACGCAGGGCGCCATCTCCCAGCACCTCAAATCGCTGAAACAAGCCGGTCTGGTCGCCGAGCGGCCCGAAGGCAGGAATGTCTATTATCGCGCTGAACCGGAAGGTTTGACGCCTCTTGTGGACTGGATGAGCCACTATGGCGTCTTCTGGCGCGAGCGCTTCACCAATCTCAGAACCCTCCTGAAGGAGATCGACCCATGA
- a CDS encoding SRPBCC family protein: MNQAVNPNTQAIVAEEVFPHAPAVVWRVLTSGELIGRWLMAPKGFEPVAGCRFTYQTTPAGEWDGTIHCEVLEVVPNERLAYAWKGGHESNDGYGSKLETVVTFTLSKTEAGTRLRLVHSGFVLPKNDIAYRNMGEGWKKVVKNLDIVIAEEASSQKH; encoded by the coding sequence ATGAACCAAGCCGTCAATCCGAACACGCAGGCCATCGTGGCCGAAGAAGTCTTCCCGCACGCGCCGGCGGTGGTCTGGAGAGTCTTGACCAGCGGCGAGCTGATCGGCCGTTGGTTGATGGCACCGAAGGGCTTCGAGCCTGTGGCTGGCTGCCGTTTTACCTATCAAACCACGCCGGCAGGCGAATGGGACGGTACCATTCACTGCGAGGTGCTGGAGGTCGTGCCGAATGAGCGGCTAGCCTATGCGTGGAAGGGCGGCCATGAGAGCAATGACGGCTATGGCTCAAAACTGGAGACGGTGGTCACCTTCACTCTCTCCAAGACCGAGGCAGGCACGCGCCTGCGCCTCGTCCATTCCGGCTTCGTGCTTCCGAAGAACGACATCGCCTACCGCAATATGGGCGAAGGCTGGAAAAAGGTGGTCAAGAACCTCGACATAGTGATCGCCGAAGAGGCGTCTTCGCAAAAGCATTGA
- a CDS encoding GFA family protein, with translation MNNLYTGGCACGAIHYEIAGEPAVMVDCQCRQCQRDSGTGHQSHLTFVASEVKVEGEASHWQTVGDGGTVKRRGFCPTCGSSVYMTFPDMPDVFIVTPASLDDPSRYKPQLVSWTAAGHAWDHLDPALPKFDKMPTT, from the coding sequence ATGAACAATCTGTATACAGGTGGCTGCGCCTGCGGCGCGATTCATTATGAGATTGCGGGCGAGCCGGCCGTCATGGTTGACTGCCAGTGTCGGCAATGTCAGCGCGACAGCGGCACCGGACATCAATCGCACCTGACTTTTGTTGCGTCGGAGGTAAAGGTCGAGGGAGAAGCATCGCACTGGCAGACCGTCGGTGACGGCGGAACCGTGAAGCGGCGTGGCTTCTGCCCAACATGCGGTTCTTCCGTCTACATGACATTTCCCGACATGCCGGATGTGTTCATCGTCACGCCGGCAAGCCTCGACGACCCAAGCCGCTATAAGCCGCAACTGGTGTCCTGGACCGCAGCCGGGCATGCCTGGGATCATCTCGATCCAGCACTGCCGAAATTCGACAAGATGCCGACGACTTGA
- a CDS encoding PQQ-binding-like beta-propeller repeat protein: MKQSKAEILREYGPFPAGSRVNGITYDGEHVWFASGDKLSALDPTTGEVVDSIDVASHAGTAFDGRYLFQIAEDRIQKIDPKTGEVLSMIPAPGNGGDSGLAWAEGTLWVGQYQARKIHQIDPETGTILRTIESSRFVTGVTWVDGELWHASWDGEESDVRRVDPETEKILERVTMPAGFFVSGLESDGGDQFFCGGGNSGKIRAIRRPK; the protein is encoded by the coding sequence ATGAAACAGTCTAAAGCCGAAATTCTTCGTGAGTATGGGCCCTTTCCGGCGGGCAGTCGTGTGAACGGCATCACCTATGACGGCGAGCATGTCTGGTTCGCGTCCGGAGACAAGCTCAGCGCTTTGGACCCGACAACCGGCGAGGTCGTGGACTCGATCGATGTCGCTTCACATGCCGGAACGGCCTTCGACGGCCGGTATCTCTTCCAGATCGCCGAGGATCGCATCCAGAAGATCGATCCGAAGACCGGCGAGGTGCTCTCGATGATCCCGGCCCCGGGTAACGGCGGCGACTCCGGATTGGCCTGGGCTGAGGGAACGCTCTGGGTGGGGCAGTATCAGGCCCGCAAGATCCATCAGATCGATCCCGAAACGGGGACGATTCTTCGCACCATCGAATCCAGCCGCTTTGTCACCGGCGTCACCTGGGTCGACGGCGAACTCTGGCACGCCAGCTGGGACGGCGAGGAGAGTGATGTGCGGCGGGTGGATCCCGAAACGGAAAAGATCTTGGAGCGTGTCACCATGCCGGCCGGCTTCTTCGTATCCGGGCTTGAGTCCGATGGTGGAGATCAGTTTTTTTGCGGCGGCGGAAACAGCGGCAAGATCCGGGCCATTCGTCGGCCGAAATAA
- a CDS encoding VOC family protein has translation MSNTQVHSEAAIEIPRPQAVDTKLEVIVIPVSDVDRAKRFYADMGWRLDADFGEGDDYRVIQFTPPGSGCSVIFGKNVTAAAPGSAQGLYLIVSDIKAARDELLSRDIAVSEVFHPTDGVYTGADEPYLFGRRRVSGPDSEQRSYRSFASFSDPDGNGWLFQEITTRLPGRVDANETTFTSAGDLASALRRAAAAHGEHEKRNGGQYDENWPDWYAKYMVREQAGEPLPS, from the coding sequence ATGAGCAATACTCAAGTGCACAGCGAAGCAGCAATTGAAATACCGAGGCCGCAGGCAGTCGATACGAAACTGGAGGTCATCGTGATCCCCGTCTCGGACGTCGATCGCGCCAAGCGCTTTTACGCTGACATGGGCTGGAGGCTCGACGCCGACTTCGGCGAGGGTGACGACTACCGCGTGATCCAGTTCACGCCGCCGGGTTCCGGATGCTCGGTCATATTCGGCAAGAACGTCACCGCGGCCGCACCCGGCTCCGCCCAGGGATTGTACCTGATCGTCTCCGATATAAAGGCTGCTCGTGACGAGTTGCTTAGTCGCGACATTGCGGTCAGCGAGGTGTTTCATCCCACCGACGGCGTGTATACGGGCGCGGACGAACCCTACCTCTTTGGACGGCGTCGCGTCAGCGGCCCCGATTCCGAGCAACGCAGCTATCGCTCGTTCGCCTCGTTCAGCGATCCGGACGGCAATGGCTGGCTATTCCAGGAGATCACCACGCGATTGCCCGGACGCGTAGATGCGAACGAAACCACATTCACCTCGGCCGGCGACCTCGCAAGCGCGCTCCGCCGCGCGGCGGCCGCGCATGGTGAGCACGAAAAGCGGAACGGTGGTCAATACGATGAGAACTGGCCGGACTGGTACGCCAAGTACATGGTCCGGGAACAAGCCGGCGAGCCGTTGCCCTCATAG
- a CDS encoding antitoxin Xre-like helix-turn-helix domain-containing protein: MLAFENVADVLGLPAKETSARSPFGLMSRIEGGLPISALEHVSNLLAPNDSQFKYRFVPKATYERRKSSHRLSSDEGMRVARVARVWNLAVDVWQTADAARDFLFRAHPMLEDRRPIDVVIQNEIGAELVLDILASLKYGSAA, from the coding sequence ATGCTGGCGTTCGAAAATGTTGCCGATGTGCTTGGCCTGCCTGCCAAGGAGACATCAGCTCGTTCGCCGTTCGGGCTAATGTCTCGAATAGAGGGCGGGTTGCCTATCTCTGCCTTGGAGCATGTGTCGAACCTGCTTGCGCCGAATGATAGCCAGTTCAAATACCGCTTTGTTCCGAAAGCGACCTATGAGCGGCGTAAGAGTTCGCATCGCCTGTCGTCGGATGAAGGAATGCGGGTCGCGCGGGTGGCGCGCGTCTGGAATCTCGCCGTTGATGTCTGGCAGACGGCTGATGCTGCACGAGATTTTCTGTTTCGCGCTCATCCGATGCTCGAGGACAGAAGGCCGATTGATGTGGTTATCCAGAATGAGATCGGTGCGGAATTGGTGCTCGATATTCTTGCCAGCCTCAAATACGGCAGCGCTGCGTGA
- a CDS encoding RES family NAD+ phosphorylase — translation MTAQILDRTLSSFRIGDPTGTFPIFDATGSTIAPGRWNTPGSPVIYSSEHYSTALLEKLVHGSGQLPPNQHYVEITIPRGLTYEVFSQPALPGWDVMPATVSKRFGEQWCLEKRSAILIVPSVIARLDNNVIINPAHPEFRAISASLHHPVYWDRRLFG, via the coding sequence GTGACGGCTCAGATTCTTGATCGCACGCTTTCGTCCTTCAGGATCGGTGATCCGACAGGAACATTTCCGATCTTCGATGCTACAGGTTCGACTATCGCGCCGGGACGATGGAACACACCGGGAAGTCCAGTCATTTACAGCAGCGAACATTATTCGACCGCCCTGCTGGAGAAGCTGGTCCATGGCAGTGGCCAGCTGCCTCCGAACCAGCACTATGTGGAAATCACGATTCCACGGGGATTGACCTATGAGGTCTTTTCCCAACCGGCGCTTCCAGGTTGGGATGTCATGCCCGCGACGGTCAGCAAGAGATTCGGCGAGCAATGGTGCCTGGAGAAACGAAGCGCGATCTTGATCGTGCCCAGTGTGATAGCGCGTCTCGACAACAATGTTATCATCAATCCGGCTCACCCCGAATTCCGGGCTATCTCTGCCAGCCTGCATCACCCGGTTTATTGGGACAGGCGATTATTTGGGTAA